One segment of Candidatus Thioglobus sp. DNA contains the following:
- a CDS encoding protein-L-isoaspartate O-methyltransferase gives MDIKQARKNSIDNQIRPWGGLDYIANNALRSIPRENFVPDNYKNLAFADIEIPLTNKAKMLSPKVEGRLLDALNIKKNETVLEVGTGSGYLTAVLSKLCYSVTSIEIDETLSNDAQERIKDLNITNVTLETRDASKGWKKSKEFFDVVVIGASVPKITGRFFHLLNVGGRVFVVEGSGNAMSAKIITRLSEHKWETKSLFETQLDVMQGLEVSAKFKF, from the coding sequence TCTATTGACAATCAAATTCGCCCTTGGGGTGGTCTAGATTATATTGCTAACAATGCTTTAAGATCTATCCCTAGAGAAAATTTTGTGCCTGATAATTATAAAAATCTTGCTTTTGCTGATATTGAAATTCCTTTAACCAATAAAGCAAAGATGCTCTCACCAAAAGTGGAGGGTCGTCTTCTTGATGCACTCAATATTAAAAAAAATGAAACTGTGTTAGAAGTTGGTACGGGTAGTGGATATTTAACGGCTGTTTTATCAAAATTATGCTACTCAGTGACTAGTATTGAAATTGATGAAACACTTAGTAATGATGCTCAAGAAAGAATAAAAGATCTTAATATCACCAATGTAACGCTAGAAACTAGGGACGCTTCAAAAGGCTGGAAAAAATCTAAAGAATTCTTTGATGTGGTTGTCATTGGCGCTTCTGTACCAAAAATTACTGGTCGATTTTTTCATTTACTAAATGTTGGTGGACGTGTTTTTGTAGTTGAGGGTTCTGGCAACGCCATGAGTGCCAAAATCATAACAAGACTTAGTGAACATAAATGGGAAACAAAATCTTTATTTGAAACTCAGTTAGATGTCATGCAAGGTTTAGAAGTATCTGCAAAATTTAAATTTTAA